A single window of Chitinivibrionales bacterium DNA harbors:
- a CDS encoding Rieske 2Fe-2S domain-containing protein yields the protein MHDKQLPRRTFLRNSGAALLVTGSVGFFAGCTNGDDDSNPAGGSSAGIDISEQQYQALQTVGNGVVTTYNDREIALYRKSESEIVALSAVCTHQGCIVESPANGTIDCLCHGSQFNAETGAVIQGPASTSLQQYTATLTGNQLVIDLN from the coding sequence ATGCACGATAAACAGCTCCCCCGGAGAACATTTCTCCGCAACTCCGGCGCAGCACTTTTAGTAACCGGTTCGGTGGGCTTTTTTGCCGGATGCACCAATGGCGATGACGATTCAAATCCGGCCGGTGGCTCATCGGCAGGCATCGATATCAGCGAACAGCAGTATCAGGCATTGCAGACTGTTGGAAATGGAGTCGTCACCACGTATAATGACCGGGAAATTGCGCTGTACAGAAAATCGGAAAGCGAAATTGTTGCGCTCAGCGCCGTGTGCACACACCAGGGATGTATCGTTGAATCGCCCGCCAATGGAACGATTGATTGCCTGTGCCACGGCTCGCAATTCAACGCAGAAACCGGTGCGGTCATACAAGGACCGGCAAGTACTTCGTTGCAGCAGTACACTGCGACTTTGACCGGAAATCAATTAGTTATCGATTTGAACTGA